The following are from one region of the Candidatus Zixiibacteriota bacterium genome:
- a CDS encoding heavy-metal-associated domain-containing protein, with product MNNTIKISVSGMHCGGCTNSVRMALEKINGVVSVRVDQATGTAEIDYKDQKPETDDLVGAVERAGFKAVLPV from the coding sequence ATGAATAACACCATAAAAATCAGTGTCTCCGGGATGCATTGCGGCGGTTGCACCAACAGTGTCCGGATGGCGCTGGAAAAGATAAACGGGGTTGTATCGGTCAGGGTCGATCAGGCTACCGGTACGGCTGAGATAGACTATAAAGATCAAAAGCCTGAAACCGATGATCTGGTCGGGGCCGTGGAAAGGGCCGGCTTTAAGGCGGTCCTGCCTGTTTGA
- a CDS encoding heavy metal-binding domain-containing protein — MIITTTPSIDGKKTVQYFGIVSGEAILGANIFKDLFASIRDIVGGRSAAYEEELRKAKNIAIQEMSEQARSLGANAVLAVDLDYETIGSGSGNMLMVSASGTAVRVEE; from the coding sequence ATGATTATCACCACAACCCCTTCGATCGACGGTAAAAAAACGGTTCAGTATTTTGGAATTGTCTCGGGGGAGGCGATTCTGGGGGCCAATATATTCAAAGATTTATTCGCCAGTATCCGGGATATTGTCGGTGGCCGTTCGGCGGCCTACGAGGAGGAGCTTCGTAAAGCCAAGAATATCGCGATCCAGGAGATGAGTGAACAGGCCAGAAGTCTGGGCGCCAACGCCGTTCTGGCCGTGGATCTCGATTATGAAACAATCGGAAGCGGTTCCGGGAATATGCTGATGGTTTCGGCCAGCGGTACCGCGGTTCGGGTTGAGGAGTAA
- a CDS encoding DNA alkylation repair protein, with product MIIKKIREEIKKLERPENMIDAQQFSKEALTNRYVLKAAVIRKASNRLFGEIKNQSKNDILGICDEILESDLRYRRFFAFEWAGKLHEVYSVSDFARFERWLKKYVDNWGTCDHIGIGILGPMVLRFPELTVRIKKWTSSKNRWVRRASAVALIIPVRNGCLLEDVFLTADILLEDQDDMVQKGYGWMLKESCKAFQGEVFSYVMKNKKYMPRTSLRYAIEKMPRNLKQQAMKKDW from the coding sequence ATGATTATCAAAAAAATCCGCGAGGAAATAAAAAAACTGGAACGGCCGGAGAATATGATCGATGCCCAGCAGTTCAGCAAAGAAGCTCTTACCAATCGATATGTACTCAAGGCGGCCGTTATTCGCAAAGCCTCAAACCGGCTGTTCGGGGAAATAAAAAATCAATCGAAAAATGATATCCTCGGGATATGCGATGAAATACTGGAATCGGATTTGAGATACCGCCGTTTTTTTGCTTTCGAATGGGCCGGAAAACTGCATGAAGTCTATTCGGTTTCGGATTTCGCCCGCTTTGAAAGGTGGCTGAAAAAATATGTCGATAATTGGGGAACCTGTGATCATATCGGCATAGGGATACTTGGGCCCATGGTATTACGCTTCCCGGAGTTGACGGTCCGTATCAAAAAATGGACAAGCTCGAAAAATCGCTGGGTTCGAAGAGCATCGGCCGTAGCATTGATAATTCCGGTCCGAAACGGTTGTTTACTGGAGGATGTCTTCCTGACAGCAGATATTTTGCTTGAGGATCAGGATGATATGGTGCAGAAGGGTTACGGCTGGATGCTCAAAGAATCATGTAAGGCGTTCCAGGGGGAAGTATTTTCATATGTCATGAAGAATAAAAAATATATGCCCCGAACATCTCTCCGTTACGCTATCGAGAAAATGCCGCGTAATTTAAAACAGCAGGCAATGAAAAAGGACTGGTAA
- a CDS encoding SDR family oxidoreductase codes for MPDAAGKVIVITGASGALGQALALEAGKRAARVALLSRNRNALLEIAEKIEAGNGQAFPVTTDVANPESIRSSFAMIENRWNNIDLLFNAAGVMEPVRRIENIRDSEFINSLGVNILGVYIATREAVIRMNRQTNGGTIINISSGAAIRPYIGWSTYGSQKAAVDMFTRIAAQEFGGDPIRIAAISPGPFESRMQKTLRQSDPDDFPAKEKFVGLYESGGLLQPGTIAPMILEIGLSDWPELSGRVADIRDKNFQNECRQHNILIPRGL; via the coding sequence ATGCCGGATGCGGCAGGCAAGGTTATTGTCATCACCGGGGCGTCAGGTGCACTGGGACAGGCGCTGGCATTGGAGGCCGGGAAACGGGCGGCGCGGGTCGCTCTTCTTTCAAGAAACAGAAACGCCCTTCTGGAAATCGCCGAAAAAATCGAGGCCGGTAATGGTCAGGCATTTCCCGTTACTACCGACGTGGCCAATCCGGAATCGATCCGGAGTTCTTTTGCCATGATCGAAAACAGGTGGAATAATATTGACCTGCTGTTCAATGCCGCCGGAGTCATGGAACCTGTCAGACGGATCGAAAATATCCGGGATAGCGAATTTATCAACTCATTAGGTGTCAATATCCTGGGAGTCTATATTGCCACCCGTGAGGCGGTGATCAGGATGAACCGACAGACCAATGGCGGTACGATAATAAATATTTCCAGCGGGGCGGCAATCCGCCCCTACATTGGCTGGTCGACCTATGGTTCCCAGAAGGCGGCGGTGGATATGTTCACCCGGATAGCGGCTCAGGAATTTGGCGGGGACCCTATCCGGATTGCGGCGATTTCGCCCGGTCCTTTCGAAAGCCGGATGCAGAAAACCCTGCGCCAGTCAGATCCCGATGATTTCCCAGCCAAAGAAAAGTTCGTTGGTTTATATGAATCGGGAGGGCTTTTGCAGCCCGGTACCATTGCCCCGATGATTCTCGAGATCGGCCTGTCGGACTGGCCGGAGTTATCCGGGCGGGTTGCGGATATTCGGGATAAGAATTTTCAAAACGAATGCCGTCAACATAACATTTTAATACCCCGGGGACTTTAA
- a CDS encoding 4Fe-4S binding protein: MVSKKPKILLYFVLLCISTAGLSFFSAGIWGEKPETLPETASLTITQDMTLAEFGHINNISNEILKKAFNLESKQDLQKSPAQLGLSHGEIISRVEKARAISSEYESKNWLKIPIKFALWFAFLITVFILMRRGRINYMNRKWYYLAAIIIFGIILGSDPSPMGTIKDAIVLLGASGVIFPPRMIALTIFLILVFLANKYICSWGCQFGVLQDLVFRINRSKKDRRGIFRQYKPSFAVLNTIRIIFFAVFTVVAFLWGYDIISLVDPFRIFHPVVLAVTGGLFIAAILIAALFIYRPWCSLFCPFGLTGWLVEKISLFKIRVDYDSCIACEACSRACPSTVMEAILKREKVIPDCFACGTCIETCPTNSIGLRSGKRTRPPEGKFADREKKEVGRKLIEEG, translated from the coding sequence ATGGTATCCAAAAAACCAAAAATACTCCTGTATTTCGTATTGCTCTGTATTTCAACTGCCGGGCTGTCGTTTTTTTCGGCCGGGATATGGGGCGAAAAGCCGGAGACTCTACCAGAAACGGCCTCGTTGACAATAACTCAGGATATGACCCTCGCCGAATTCGGCCATATCAATAATATATCGAATGAGATTCTTAAAAAAGCGTTCAACCTGGAATCAAAACAGGACCTTCAAAAATCGCCGGCACAACTGGGATTGTCGCACGGTGAAATTATCTCACGGGTGGAAAAGGCCCGGGCTATCAGTAGCGAATACGAATCAAAAAACTGGTTGAAAATACCGATCAAATTCGCTCTCTGGTTCGCTTTCCTGATTACGGTATTCATTTTGATGCGGCGCGGCCGGATAAACTACATGAACCGAAAATGGTATTATCTCGCAGCGATAATAATATTCGGTATCATTCTCGGGTCGGATCCCAGCCCGATGGGGACGATCAAGGATGCTATTGTCCTGCTGGGCGCCAGCGGCGTAATTTTCCCACCCCGCATGATTGCCCTAACTATTTTTCTTATTCTTGTTTTTCTGGCCAACAAATATATATGTTCATGGGGATGTCAGTTCGGGGTTTTACAGGATCTGGTGTTTCGCATTAACCGCTCTAAAAAGGACCGAAGGGGGATTTTCAGGCAATACAAACCATCATTTGCGGTGCTGAATACCATTCGAATCATATTTTTTGCGGTTTTTACCGTGGTGGCTTTTCTCTGGGGCTATGACATAATCAGTCTGGTGGATCCTTTCAGGATTTTCCACCCGGTAGTACTGGCAGTGACCGGCGGATTGTTTATTGCGGCTATTTTAATCGCCGCGCTGTTTATTTACCGACCCTGGTGTTCGCTTTTTTGTCCTTTCGGGCTGACCGGCTGGCTGGTGGAAAAAATCAGCCTGTTTAAAATCCGGGTCGATTACGATAGCTGTATCGCCTGCGAAGCCTGCTCGCGAGCCTGCCCATCGACGGTAATGGAGGCGATTTTAAAGCGGGAGAAGGTCATTCCGGATTGCTTTGCCTGCGGAACCTGTATCGAAACCTGTCCCACCAATTCTATCGGGTTGCGATCCGGAAAACGGACCCGTCCCCCGGAGGGCAAGTTTGCCGACCGGGAGAAAAAAGAAGTGGGCCGGAAATTGATTGAAGAAGGTTGA
- the xrt gene encoding exosortase — protein sequence MAENTYKTENAIKDKYFILLILATAFFYLPVLIDLISAWYHNPNYSHGFLVAPVAVYLIWKNRQEIGALPVTGSSVGLIVIILAVLLFIFGNGASEAVAMALSLVMMICGIILYHFGTEIFKKTWFAVVFLLFMIPVPEMIYLSIVAPIYLPVAKAATSMLNLIGMPIVFQGDIINLPHQALNISEACSGMRSLVALLAMGTLYAYLSHNRSYGKVLIFILTVPSAVIAYIIQVSIVLVVIYTSDGLTAADEPLHSIMNTLLFAVTFLILLIFGAVLRRAFR from the coding sequence ATGGCGGAGAACACATATAAGACCGAAAATGCCATAAAGGATAAATATTTTATCCTGCTGATATTGGCAACGGCGTTTTTTTATCTGCCGGTTTTAATCGATCTGATATCCGCCTGGTACCACAACCCCAATTATTCTCATGGCTTTCTGGTTGCACCGGTGGCAGTCTACCTGATCTGGAAAAACCGACAGGAAATCGGGGCGCTTCCGGTGACAGGGAGTAGTGTCGGACTAATTGTCATAATTCTGGCCGTGTTACTTTTTATCTTCGGTAATGGCGCCTCGGAAGCTGTCGCCATGGCTCTTTCTCTGGTGATGATGATCTGCGGGATTATTTTGTACCATTTCGGAACGGAAATATTCAAGAAAACCTGGTTTGCCGTTGTTTTTCTATTATTCATGATTCCTGTTCCCGAAATGATATATTTATCAATAGTCGCTCCAATATATCTTCCGGTGGCCAAAGCGGCCACTTCCATGCTTAATCTTATCGGTATGCCGATTGTTTTTCAGGGGGATATAATAAATCTACCCCATCAGGCCCTGAATATCAGCGAGGCCTGTTCCGGGATGCGCTCGCTGGTGGCGCTATTGGCTATGGGAACACTCTATGCTTATCTCTCGCATAACCGATCTTACGGAAAGGTGCTGATTTTCATCCTGACTGTTCCATCTGCAGTGATAGCTTATATAATCCAGGTTTCTATCGTTTTGGTTGTGATCTACACATCGGATGGATTAACAGCCGCCGATGAACCTTTGCATTCGATCATGAATACCCTCCTTTTTGCCGTTACATTTTTAATCCTGCTTATTTTCGGGGCTGTCCTGCGGAGGGCTTTCCGATGA
- a CDS encoding EpsI family protein gives MKGKLLISIMLIMVGGIIGNGLRFIKKLPDRRAEFTVIPNRLPGYFGAEQQIDDMACEAIKGDVTTLRDFVTVEGQRFQLFMAYFTGKESAGEIYSAEYILPRGGWRIDSSEAYTITMPGNRTFKINRLIISVNKYRMVMLYWYEARSGMIRSECGLRAALFDNSMMIRPTDVALIRLTIDATNIDTKTATEKGLRFFQQSYGYIEQSLPF, from the coding sequence ATGAAGGGGAAATTACTCATTTCGATCATGCTGATTATGGTTGGCGGCATAATCGGTAACGGACTGAGGTTTATTAAAAAGCTTCCTGACCGCCGGGCCGAATTCACCGTCATCCCCAACCGATTGCCGGGATATTTCGGGGCGGAACAACAGATTGATGATATGGCTTGTGAAGCTATCAAGGGCGATGTGACGACCTTGAGGGATTTTGTAACTGTGGAGGGTCAGAGGTTTCAGCTTTTCATGGCTTATTTCACCGGGAAGGAATCGGCCGGGGAAATATATTCGGCGGAATATATACTGCCCCGCGGCGGCTGGCGAATTGACAGTAGTGAAGCCTATACCATTACTATGCCGGGTAACAGGACTTTTAAAATTAACCGGTTGATTATATCGGTTAATAAGTATCGGATGGTTATGCTGTACTGGTACGAAGCCCGGTCGGGAATGATTAGAAGTGAATGTGGATTGAGGGCGGCTTTGTTTGACAATTCAATGATGATCCGGCCGACCGATGTTGCCCTTATTCGGCTCACTATTGATGCCACCAATATCGATACAAAAACCGCTACCGAAAAGGGATTAAGGTTCTTTCAACAGTCATACGGTTATATCGAGCAGTCTTTACCATTCTGA
- a CDS encoding decaprenyl-phosphate phosphoribosyltransferase: MARKLIRLLRPHQWLKNGVVLAGLIFAGEAARTHQLFLAIGAMIGFCLMSSAVYVLNDIVDRDRDRLHPLKKNRPLAAREVSITTAWIISIILAAGGLAISFIINTNLLIVSGSYLGLNVLYTFFLKDIVILDVMTIAGGFVLRAVAGAVAIDVKISGWLLITTFVLALFLAFGKRRHELISLEKEAVSHRRILESYSPYLLDQLIGVVTASTVITYLFYTLSTEVSTKLGTNYLYVTIPFVIYGVFRYLYLVHKEAKGGSPTHLLLTDWPLLVDVLLWLASVILILYIF; the protein is encoded by the coding sequence ATGGCCCGTAAATTGATCAGACTTCTTCGTCCGCACCAATGGCTGAAAAACGGTGTTGTTCTGGCCGGGTTGATTTTTGCCGGAGAAGCGGCCCGAACCCACCAGTTATTTCTGGCGATCGGGGCCATGATCGGTTTTTGCTTGATGTCGTCGGCAGTTTATGTCTTAAACGATATTGTAGATCGCGATCGAGACCGGCTTCATCCACTCAAAAAAAATCGGCCTCTGGCGGCCCGGGAGGTGTCTATAACCACGGCCTGGATAATCTCGATTATTCTGGCGGCAGGCGGATTAGCCATATCATTTATTATCAACACCAACCTTTTAATTGTCTCAGGAAGTTATCTGGGACTTAATGTCCTTTATACTTTTTTTCTTAAAGACATTGTTATCCTTGACGTTATGACCATCGCCGGGGGATTTGTTTTGAGAGCCGTGGCTGGGGCGGTGGCCATTGATGTAAAAATATCGGGCTGGCTGTTAATCACAACCTTCGTCCTGGCTTTATTTCTGGCTTTCGGGAAAAGACGGCATGAATTGATTTCGCTGGAAAAAGAAGCGGTTTCACATCGGAGAATTCTGGAAAGTTATTCCCCATATCTGCTGGATCAGCTTATTGGAGTGGTTACCGCTTCGACGGTTATTACCTATCTATTCTATACCCTTTCGACTGAGGTGAGTACCAAGCTGGGGACGAATTATCTCTATGTTACCATACCATTTGTGATTTACGGGGTTTTTCGGTATTTATATCTGGTCCATAAGGAGGCCAAGGGTGGTTCGCCAACCCATCTGCTTTTGACCGACTGGCCGCTTCTGGTGGATGTTCTTCTTTGGCTTGCATCGGTCATTCTTATCCTGTATATTTTCTAA
- a CDS encoding DUF362 domain-containing protein yields the protein MERREFLIKAGQATALVVATVATGFYFHNREIAGSDKIIFKTTGFEIPPDSTLPVIALARNEDHIAALHDSLEAVGWIGRFIKPGERVTIKPNIAWDRSPEQAADTNPYLVGEMVRLCIAAGAAEVIVTDNPCNDARRTFIRSGIKEQAEKAGARVILPQTEDFIMTDLKGELLTVWPVLKYFVETDRFINMPIVKQHSLSSCTIGMKNLYGILGGRRNQLHQKIDQSIVDLAAFIRPTLTVVDATHVLMRGGPQGGSPGDVKTVHTVICSTDQVAADARGCELLGLKPEHVGHIVLAQKSGLGQLDYRRAGYKEIV from the coding sequence TTGGAACGGCGGGAATTTCTGATCAAGGCGGGACAGGCTACGGCTCTGGTGGTTGCCACAGTAGCTACCGGGTTTTATTTCCATAATCGAGAAATAGCCGGATCTGACAAGATTATCTTCAAAACAACCGGGTTTGAAATTCCTCCCGATTCGACCCTGCCGGTTATAGCTCTGGCCCGAAACGAGGACCATATCGCCGCATTGCATGATTCTCTCGAAGCGGTTGGCTGGATCGGCCGGTTTATAAAGCCCGGCGAACGGGTAACGATTAAACCCAATATAGCCTGGGATCGTTCTCCCGAGCAGGCCGCCGACACCAATCCATATCTGGTAGGCGAGATGGTCCGGCTGTGTATTGCGGCCGGAGCGGCAGAAGTGATTGTAACTGATAATCCCTGCAATGATGCCCGACGGACATTTATCCGATCCGGCATTAAGGAACAGGCGGAAAAGGCCGGCGCCAGGGTGATTCTTCCTCAAACCGAGGATTTTATCATGACCGATTTGAAGGGTGAACTTCTGACAGTCTGGCCGGTCTTGAAGTACTTTGTCGAGACCGACCGCTTTATCAATATGCCGATTGTCAAACAGCATTCTCTGTCATCATGTACGATTGGCATGAAAAATCTTTATGGTATCCTGGGGGGGCGGCGAAACCAGCTTCATCAAAAAATAGACCAATCCATTGTCGATCTGGCGGCCTTTATCCGTCCGACCCTGACGGTGGTTGATGCCACTCATGTTCTCATGCGGGGCGGACCCCAAGGTGGATCGCCGGGTGATGTTAAAACGGTACATACGGTTATCTGTTCCACCGACCAGGTGGCGGCCGACGCCCGGGGATGCGAACTTCTCGGTCTCAAACCGGAACATGTCGGACATATTGTTCTGGCCCAAAAATCAGGATTGGGGCAACTTGATTATCGCAGGGCCGGATATAAAGAAATAGTGTGA
- a CDS encoding 4Fe-4S dicluster domain-containing protein, which yields MTIKTAQNLRRISQIVFFLIFFWLILKTNFDVNLGMSESGEITLPYPVSIALELDPLVALGILLADGTIFKGLLWSLVVLIPTIFMGRIFCGWVCPLGSLNHWISEIPSERLGRKGKGKIDSNRYKKYQRIKYYLFFFFIAAALLGSLQLGLLDPLSLMARSIGTAVLPAIHTVADGLLLWIKSWGISPLGNLAQLIYDLASPILLTFRPAHFHAILTIGLFFIAILVMNRVFTRFWCRGICPLGAMLGIFSRYAIFGLEKDDKGCDGCNLCLLHCQGADGPDINSKWRQSECVVCLNCQAICPNNSLKFKFFPRLGKTEKSPAATQKVDITRRKVAVSVAAGLAMVPLYRTGDAYKVNSNPGLIRPPGAIPEKDFLSRCIRCGQCMRVCPNNALHPTFMESGAEGIWTPIMIPRIGYCEPTCTLCGQVCPTGAITELTVKEKVGDDKTRPVRVGTAFIDRGRCLPWGMTTPCIVCEEWCPTTPKAIYLEDEVTINGRDEVVPVKRPYVDPDRCTGCGACEYACPIINQPAIYVTSIGESRSVENQIILQRKGIDPGKQKG from the coding sequence ATGACTATTAAAACCGCCCAGAATTTGCGCCGTATATCCCAGATTGTTTTTTTTCTGATATTTTTCTGGCTGATTTTAAAGACCAATTTCGATGTTAACCTGGGAATGTCTGAAAGTGGTGAAATCACCCTCCCCTACCCGGTTTCGATCGCACTGGAACTTGATCCGCTGGTGGCCCTGGGGATTTTGCTGGCTGATGGGACGATTTTCAAGGGGCTGCTCTGGTCGCTGGTGGTGTTGATCCCGACTATTTTCATGGGGCGGATATTTTGCGGCTGGGTTTGCCCGCTGGGATCTCTTAATCACTGGATATCAGAGATTCCCTCGGAGCGCCTGGGGCGTAAGGGGAAAGGCAAGATCGATTCCAACCGGTACAAGAAATATCAAAGGATAAAATACTATCTCTTCTTCTTTTTCATAGCCGCGGCCCTGCTGGGCAGTCTGCAACTTGGCCTTTTAGATCCGTTGTCATTGATGGCTCGATCGATCGGGACGGCGGTTTTACCGGCCATTCACACTGTCGCCGATGGTCTACTGTTATGGATTAAATCATGGGGGATCAGCCCGCTGGGAAATCTGGCCCAATTAATATATGATCTTGCATCTCCGATCTTGCTCACTTTCCGACCGGCGCATTTTCATGCCATCCTGACAATCGGGCTGTTCTTTATCGCCATTCTGGTTATGAACCGGGTGTTCACTCGTTTCTGGTGCCGGGGAATTTGTCCGCTGGGGGCCATGCTGGGGATTTTTTCGCGGTACGCTATATTCGGGCTGGAAAAAGATGACAAAGGCTGTGATGGGTGCAATCTCTGTCTGCTTCATTGCCAGGGAGCCGACGGGCCTGATATCAATTCTAAATGGCGGCAATCCGAATGTGTGGTCTGCCTTAACTGCCAGGCGATCTGTCCCAACAATTCGCTGAAATTCAAATTTTTCCCGCGTCTGGGAAAGACTGAAAAAAGTCCCGCGGCGACGCAGAAGGTTGATATCACGCGGCGCAAGGTGGCTGTATCAGTCGCCGCCGGACTGGCGATGGTGCCGCTATATCGGACCGGTGATGCTTATAAGGTCAACTCCAATCCGGGACTTATCCGACCGCCGGGGGCGATTCCGGAGAAGGATTTCCTGTCCCGGTGTATCCGGTGCGGGCAGTGCATGAGAGTCTGTCCCAATAACGCCCTGCACCCTACTTTCATGGAATCGGGCGCCGAGGGCATCTGGACCCCGATCATGATCCCCCGAATAGGTTACTGCGAGCCGACCTGCACCCTGTGCGGCCAAGTTTGTCCGACCGGGGCTATTACAGAACTGACAGTTAAAGAAAAAGTCGGGGACGATAAAACGCGGCCGGTCCGGGTGGGAACAGCTTTCATCGACCGAGGACGCTGTCTACCGTGGGGGATGACGACGCCATGTATTGTCTGCGAGGAGTGGTGCCCGACAACCCCCAAGGCGATTTATCTTGAGGATGAAGTTACAATCAATGGCCGGGATGAAGTGGTGCCGGTTAAGCGGCCTTATGTCGATCCGGATAGATGTACCGGATGCGGCGCATGTGAGTATGCCTGCCCGATAATCAACCAACCGGCCATCTATGTAACCTCGATTGGAGAATCGCGCTCGGTTGAAAATCAGATTATATTGCAACGCAAAGGGATCGATCCCGGGAAACAGAAAGGATAA
- a CDS encoding HD domain-containing protein translates to MSVARIEKERLELAGRDDIDFINAFFILFRTAQYTEVNNATYQTASSKFYVNFRRLVDEHGRLSVKVIEGHVLIRDRLVKLDSEGMVRARNLIDIWRRLGIGGVVFDDSLDNRQIDKFVYLILNSEKASRTSDDVARRLADMEIQGITLLGVEEKKSEPLLDEQKRTMMRRAARVTFFRAISVVEDAMTCVANEKSVNINKARYVVHSLIDQISQDESSLIELTNIRDFDEYTYAHSANVCVYSLTIGLKIGLDRRQLSDLGFAALFHDIGKIRLPEDLIRKPDIYDENDWVQMQKHPHLGAKTILRNMKFDMKTARAARVAFEHHINMDFTGYPQLQDKKQVNLFSRIVSITDTFDALRSGRVYIKKSVPPDIVLKKMMYQMTVKFDAFLLKLFVNIIGIYPPGTLVLLSTDELAVVSSTNSADLARPMVRIIGNKSGPLPKFIDCDLTLAKNEPRRIVRLIDPERYHIDIKSILLSDR, encoded by the coding sequence ATGAGTGTCGCCAGAATTGAAAAAGAGCGGCTGGAGTTGGCTGGACGGGATGATATCGATTTTATCAATGCCTTCTTCATTCTGTTCCGAACGGCTCAGTATACCGAGGTGAACAATGCCACCTACCAGACCGCATCCTCGAAATTCTACGTAAATTTTCGCCGGCTTGTGGATGAACATGGCCGACTATCAGTCAAAGTGATTGAGGGACATGTGCTTATTCGCGACCGGCTGGTCAAGCTCGACAGCGAGGGGATGGTGCGCGCCCGCAATCTAATCGATATCTGGCGGCGTTTGGGAATCGGCGGAGTGGTATTCGATGATTCCCTGGATAATCGCCAGATTGATAAATTTGTCTATCTGATTCTCAACTCGGAAAAGGCCAGCCGGACCAGTGACGATGTTGCCCGGAGACTGGCCGATATGGAAATACAGGGAATTACCCTTCTCGGAGTCGAAGAAAAGAAATCCGAACCGCTTCTCGATGAGCAAAAACGGACCATGATGCGACGGGCGGCGCGGGTCACTTTTTTCCGGGCTATTTCGGTTGTGGAAGATGCCATGACCTGTGTCGCCAATGAAAAAAGCGTCAATATCAACAAGGCCCGTTATGTGGTGCATTCTTTGATAGATCAAATCTCCCAGGATGAATCGTCGCTAATCGAATTGACCAATATTCGGGATTTCGATGAATATACTTATGCCCACAGTGCCAATGTCTGCGTTTATTCCCTGACCATTGGGCTAAAAATCGGCCTGGATCGCCGTCAGTTGTCCGATCTCGGATTTGCCGCCCTTTTCCATGATATCGGTAAAATCCGCCTGCCCGAGGATTTAATCCGTAAACCCGATATCTATGATGAAAACGATTGGGTTCAGATGCAAAAACACCCCCATCTGGGCGCCAAAACCATCCTCAGAAACATGAAATTCGACATGAAAACCGCCCGCGCCGCCCGAGTCGCCTTCGAACACCATATCAACATGGATTTCACAGGTTATCCACAATTACAAGATAAAAAACAGGTCAATCTTTTCTCCCGAATTGTTTCCATTACCGACACTTTTGATGCCCTGAGATCGGGAAGGGTGTATATCAAAAAATCAGTCCCCCCGGATATTGTCCTCAAGAAGATGATGTATCAGATGACGGTAAAATTCGATGCTTTTCTACTCAAGCTGTTCGTCAATATTATCGGCATTTATCCGCCGGGTACTCTGGTTCTGCTGTCAACCGATGAATTGGCGGTGGTGTCGTCTACCAACAGCGCCGATCTGGCTCGCCCAATGGTTCGGATAATCGGCAATAAATCCGGTCCTCTGCCGAAATTCATTGATTGCGACCTGACCCTTGCAAAGAATGAACCGCGCCGGATTGTCCGGTTGATCGATCCCGAGCGGTATCATATCGACATCAAGAGTATTCTTCTTTCCGATCGCTGA